DNA from Sinorhizobium arboris LMG 14919:
GGCGGGCCCTGTTTGAGCGCCTGTGCCGCGAAGGGGAGAGGACGGTCGGTGCTCTGACGGTTCGGGCGGGCGTCTCGCAGCCGGTCGTCTCGAAGCATCTGGGAGTCCTGAAGCAGGCCGGATTGGTGCGCGACCGCCACGAAGGCCGCCACACCTATTACAGCGCGCAACTCGGTGCACTCGCGCCGCTGGTCGACTGGACGCGCGAGATGGCCGGATTCTGGCAGAGCCGCTTCGACGATCTCGAAGATCTTTTGAAAAGGATGGACCAATGAAGGAAACGTCGACCGAAACACGCTCCGTCGTCGTCGAGCGGGAGATCGCTCATCCGCCGGAGAAGATCTGGCGCGCGCTCACCCAGCCGCACCTGATGGAGGAGTGGCTCATGAAGAACGACTTCAGTCCAGTCGTGGGGCACCGTTTCAATCTGCGCGGCGAGTGGGGTGGCGTATTGGACTGCGAAGTCCTCGTCGTAGAGCCCAACAGGAAACTGAGCTACGCTTGGAATTTCGCCCATGAGGATCCGGCCTACGACTTGAAGAGCGTGGTCACCTTCACGCTCGTCCCTACAAGCGCGGGAACCCAACTGCGCATGGAGCAGGTTGGCTTCCACCCGGATCAGCGGCAGGCCTATGGCGGCGCCAAGGCCGGGTGGCAGCAGTTCTTCGAAAATCTGGAGCGCCTTCTGGCGGGTATGAACTGAGACCCGCCTGCCGGCGCCGATCGGGCCGCTTCGCTTCGTGTCAAGGGGAGATTATTCAATGGATTGGAACGCCTGGATACGTCATACCCACCGGTGGTTATCCGTCGTCTTTACGGTAACCGTCATCGCCAACTTCGCCGCCATGGGCTTGGGAGAACCTCCAGCATGGGTGGTCTATTCTCCGCTGCTCCCGCTCTTCCTGCTGCTTTTTAGCGGCCTCTATATGTTCGTGCTACCCTATGCCGCGAGGTGGCGTAGCGGCCGGCATGCGGAGCAATGAGGTGACGACGATGGCCAGCAAGAACCCCGAAAAGATCGGGAATGCAAGGAAAGCCGCCGTCAAGCCGGCCTCGGCGCAGCCGACCCTGCTCTCGGGCGGCAACCCTCAGATCGCGAAGGGCTATGGCGACGCCCCCGTGCAGGCCTATATCGCAGCCATGCCGGGCTGGAAGAGCGATGTAGGGCGCCGCCTGGACGTTCTGATTGTGGAAGCCGTTCCCGGCGTGCGCAAGGCGGTCAAGTGGAACTCGCCTTTCTACGGCACCGAGGACGATGTCTGGTTCCTCAGCTTTCACTGCTTTACAAAATATATCAAAGTGACGTTTTTCCGCGGCGCCTCGCTCAATCCTGTCCCGCCCGGCACGTCCAAGTATCCGGAAGTGCGTTACCTGGACATTTACGAGGGCCAACTCGATGAAGCTCAATTCTCGGCCTGGGTGAGGCAAGCCAGCCAATTGCCCGGCGAACGAATGTGATCGACCGGCGGACGCCATCAACCACAAGGAAGGTGATAGCCATGGAGAACAGGACGAGCGGCACGAACGAAGAAGGGGCCTCTCCCTCCGAGCTGATAGATGCGAGAATCGCTGAATTTAGCGACTGGCGCGGCGAGACCCTCGCCCGGATACGTAAACTCATCCTGCAGGCCGACCCGGAAGTGATCGAGGAAGTGAAGTGGAGAGGCGTGCCCGTGTGGTCGCATGCGGGGATAATCTGCACTGGCGAGGTCTACAAGAATGCGGTGAAGACTACCTTCGCCAAGGGCGCCGCGCTGGAGGATCCTTCGGGCCTTTTCAATTCCAGCCTCGAAGGCAATACGCGGCGCGCCATCGATTTTCATGAGGGAGAAGAGATCGATGAAGAGGCGTTCATCGCGCTTGTTCGTGCCGCAGTGGCGCTGAATACGTCGGCACGCACACGCGCTCGTTCGCGAACGAAGCCGAAGAGCGCCTGACCCAGGATGGACGTCCGCCGGAAACAGTACGTTTCCCGAAGGCGCATTTGCGACCCGATCCTGCGCCGATTATCTCTAGCGCAACGCTAGACTCGCAGGAAGCCAATCATGGAACTCGGACTCTATACATTCGCCGACGTCGATCCGAATGCGGCCGACAAGGGGGCCGAGGGGCGCCGGCGTCTCGCCGATCTCCTGGAGGAGATCGAGCTTGCCGATCAGGTCGGCCTCGACGTCTTCGGCCTCGGCGAGCATCACCGGCCGGACTATGCGGCGTCCGCACCGGCGGTGATCCTCGCGGCCGCCGCCGCGCGCACCAGCCGCATCCGGCTGACGAGTGCGGTGACGGTGCTGAGTTCCGACGATCCCGTCCGCGTCTTTCAGCAATTTGCCACGCTCGACCTCCTGTCGAACGGACGCGCCGAGATCATGGCGGGGCGCGGCTCCTTCATCGAATCGTTCCCGCTCTTCGGCCAGTCGCTGGATGATTACGACCAGCTGTTCGCCGAGAAACTCGATCTCCTTCTGGCGCTGCGCGAGAGCGAAAGGATCACCTGGTCGGGGACTCTGAGGCCTCCGATCAACGACCGCGGCGTCTATCCGCGTCCGCTGCAGGACGCGCTGCCTCTTTGGATTGCGGTCGGCGGCACGCCGCAGTCGGTCGCGCGTGCGGGTGCGCTCGGCCTGCCTATGGCGCTGGCGATCATCGGCGGTGAGCCGGCGCGGTTTGCGCCGCTCTTCCAGCTCTACCGCGAAGCTGCCCGCCGCTCGGGGCAGGACCCGTCGAAGCTGAAGACGAGCATCAACGTCCACGGCTTCATCGCCGATACCTCGCAAGAAGCTGCAGATCAGTTCTACGGACCGCAAGCCGAGGTGATGAACCGCATTGGACGAGAACGCGGCTGGGGGCCGACCAACCGCGCCCACTTCGATCAGGCCATCACCCCCGCCGGCAATCTCTTTCTCGGTGATCCGGAATCTGTCGCCAGGAAGATCGTTGCGCATCAGAAACTCTTCTGCAACGATCGCTTTCTTCTGCAAATGGCGATCGGTCCGATGCCGCACGGGCAGATCCTGCATGGTATCGAACTTTACGGCACGAAGGTTGCGCCGCTGGTCCGCGAAATGCTGGCGGAGGAGCGCGGATCTTAGCGGCCGCGGCGGCTGCGGGTACTGGCATATCCGCCCCCGGCACGTTAAATGTGCCGCGAAAGCGAGAGATCATGACCCTCAACAACGACGACGACCTCGAAAGGCTGAAGGAGATTGGCCGGATTTGCGCCAATGCGCTTCAGGCGATGGGCGAGGCGCTCCAACCCGGCATCACCACGGCCGAGCTCGACGCGCTGGGGCGCAAGGTGCTGGAGGCGGCGGGCGCCCGTTCGGCACCCGAGCTTTGCTATGATTTCCCCGGTGCGACCTGCATCAGCGTCAATGAGGAGATCGCCCACGGCATACCGGGCCGCCGCGTTATCCAGGCAGGCGATCTCGTCAATATCGACGTTTCCGCCGAGAAGGGCGGGTTCTTCGCCGATACGGGCGCGTCCTTTCCCGTGCCACCGGTCAAGACCGAGATCGACCGGCTCTGCCGCGACGGCAAGCGGGCGATGTGGGTGGGCCTGAAACAGGTCAAGCCGGGCCAGCCGCTGGCCGCAATCGGCAAATCGATCGGCGAGTTCGCGCGCAAGAACCGCTATTCCCTCGTCACCAACCTGGCCAGCCACGGCATCGGCCGGTCGCTGCACGAGGAACCGAGCGAGATTGCCACCTGGCCGGACCCGTCCGAGCGGCGGCGGATGACCGAGGGTATGGTCTTCACGGTCGAACCCTTCCTCTCGATGGGCGCGCAATGGGCCGAAGGCGGCGACGACGACTGGACTCTCTATAGCGAGCCGCGCGCCCCCACTGTGCAATATGAGCATACGGTGGTCGTCACCCGCAGCGGGCCGCTGGTCGTGACGCTGCCGGGATAGAGCGATTAAAGGGAGAAGTGCGTAGCGAGGTGTCGCGCCTGCTCCCTGTTCTCTTCTCAGCGCAGACCGTTCGATTCCATCAATGGACCGTTCAATTATAATGATTTGCCGCTCTCTTGCTGCGATGCAATAAGAGTGCATGAGCACTCCCAAGAGACGGCAGGACCGCAGCGAACCGGGGTCGAGGTACTCGACAAGCCCGTGCGGCGTCGGGCCCGCGCCAAACGTCTCGCGCGGAAGGCTCGCAGCGACCGCGATCGCCGGCGCGATCGCCATGGCGGTGGCTATGGGATTCGGCCGGTTCTCCTATACGCCCATCCTGCCGGCAATGATGGCCGACACCGGTCTTTCGCCCGCTGATGCAGGCCTTGTTGCCTCGGCAAACTTCATTGGATATCTCGCAGGCGCGGTTCTCGCAGGTTATGGCTGGGCGCATGGCCGCGAACGCGGGATTGGTCTTGCGGCGCTCGTTGCGACAACGCTGCTGCTCGCGGCAATGGGGCTTACATCCTCGGTGCTCGCCTATTCCATCATCCGCCTTCTTGCGGGGCTGGCGAGCGCCTTTGCGATGATCTTCATCTCGGGGATAGTTCTGGGGCAGGGGAGCGCCGCCAGATCAGTGCACGTGCCGTCAGTGCATTTCGGCGGCGTCGGTTTTGGCATTGCGTTATCCTCAATCGCGGTCTGGGCCGCACCGCTGGCAGGTGGCGGGCGCTTTTCGATGGCGCAGGCCGACTGGTTCGTGGGCGCGCTCGTCGCGCTGGCGGGTACTGTCCTGGTGGCTGCGCTGCTGCCGGAGAGCCGTCATACCGCCAATGGCGGCCGACCGGAGGCGCCGCTCGTCCCATCGCGGCCGCTCACGGCGATGACGCTCACCTATGGCTTTTTCGGCTTCGGCTACGTGATCACCGCCACCTTCCTCGTTACCATGGCGCGCGACGCAAGCGGCGGCCACAGCGTCGAGTTCCTCGCCTGGCTGACTACCGGCGTCAGCGCTGCGCTGTCGGTTTATCTCTGGCGGTTCGCCGTGCCGCGCTTCGGGCTGGTCGGTGTCTATGCGGCCGGCCTGCTGGTCGAGGCGGCGGGCCTCGTTCTGACGGTTTCTTTGCCCTCTCCTTATGCACCGCTCGTCGGCGGGTTGATGCTCGGCGCAACCTTCATGATGGTCACGGCCTATGGCCTCCAGATCGGCCGGCAACTCGCCCCCGAAAGCCCGCGCCGGGCACTCGCCTTCATGACCGCCGCCTTCGGGATCGGCCAAATCGTGGGGCCACTGGTCGCCGGCTGGCTTGCGGAGCGGACCGGAAGCTACGCTCTGCCGACCTTGGCTGCGGCCGTCGTTCTCATGATCTGCGGGATCGTCGTCCTCGCTGAATTGCGCAGGATAAACGCCGCTTTGGTCCGGTGACCGGTCCTCACGAGGCTGGGACAGCCAGCGTCGGCAGTCACATGAAATAACAGTAACATTCGCATTCCGTAATTGTTGCGCAATGTGAATTGCCCTAGTTTCGGCGCATCAGGAGTGAAGTCCTTGATGCTCCCCGAAACGAGAGTGCCGTCCCTTGTTCCAATCCTTCTTCCCCAAGCCGAAGCTGTTTTTCATATCTTCCGCCGTCTGGAGCCTGCTCGCCGTTCTTGTCTGGTATGCCGGAGGGCGGGACATCGGCGCGTATTTCGGCTTGCCGCCGCTTCCTCCAGGGCAGGAGCCTATCATCGGGGTATCCGTTTTCTGGACGGCACCCTTCCTCTGGTTTTATCTATACTATGCGGTGGTAGTGGCGATTTTTGCGGGGTTCTGGTTCGCATACAGCCCGCACAGGTGGCAATATTGGTCCGTTCTCGGTTCGGCACTGATCATCTTCAACACCTACTTTTCGGTTCAGGTCAGCGTCGCCTTCAATGCCTGGTACGGCCCGTTCTACGACATGATCCAGCAGGCGCTTGCGCGGACGGCACCGGTCACGGCCGAACAACTTTATCTGGGAATGCTCAGCGTCTCCGGCATCGCGTTCCTGGCGGTTACCGTGGGTGTTCTGAACCTCTTCTTCGTCAGTCACTACATCTTTCGCTGGCGGACCGCGATGAACGAGTACTATGTCTCGCACTGGCCGAGGCTGCGACATGTCGAGGGCGCATCGCAGCGTGTGCAGGAAGATACGATGCGATTTTCCACCACTGTGGAAAGGCTCGGTGTCGGTCTGGTGAGTTCGATTATGACGTTGATCGCCTTCCTCCCGGTTCTCTTCAAGTTTTCCGAGCAGGTGAATGTGCTGCCGGTCGTCGGCGAGATACCCCACGCGCTTGTGTGGGCCGCGATCTCATGGTCGCTGTTCGGAACGGTCTTCCTCGCCGTCGTGGGTATAAAACTTCCGGGACTCGAATTTCGCAACCAGCGCGTCGAAGCCGCCTACCGGAAGGAACTGGTCTATGGCGAGGACCATGAAGACCGTGCCGATCCGATAACGCTCGCACAGCTCTTCGAAAATGTCAGGCGCAACTATTTCCGCCTGTATTTCCATTATATGTATTTCAATATTGCTCGTATTTTCTACCTTCAGGCGGACAACCTGTTCGGCACTTTCGTGCTGGTGCCGTCGATCGTGGCGGGGAAGCTCACGCTCGGCGTCATGAACCAGGTCCTGAATGTGTTCGCGCAGGTGCGCGACTCCTTCCAGTATCTCGTCAATTCCTGGACGACGATCGTCGAGCTCCTTTCAATCTACAAGCGACTTAAAGCCTTCGAGTCGGTGCTGGACGACGCGCCGCTGCCTGACATTGACCGACAATTCCTCGACGCCGGCAGAAAGGAAGAGCTGGCGCTGTAACGGCGGACATCAGAAGGCGGAGCGATCCGCCTTCTTTCTGGCATCCTCGATCAGCGGCAGGGCCTCGGCGTAGCTGACACAGGCGACGTCGCGCGTGCTGCAGGTTTCCGAGAGAAAGCGATCGAGCGCCCGCCAATAGGCGCCGCCGTTCATTTCGACGAAGTGGAAACCGAGCTGAAGGGGTATCCGGTCGCCTTCGTATTCCCTCCGGAAGGCATCGCGGAAGGCTGCAAGGGTCCGCTCCTCGAAGCGGGCGCTGTCGCGTTTGTTCTCGACCCCCATCGAATGGCGGACGAAGAGATTGTAATCCATGCCGATCACCGGGCGATGGGAGGGGCCTTCCGGGATGAGCGGCAGGCCGAAGCGCGGCAGACCGTCAGCAAAGCTGGGCCAGCCTGGTCCCTTGGTGACGAGGCTTGCGTCATAGTCGAAGCCGAAAGCCTCGAGCGCGGGCATGAGGCCGTCGCTCACCGACAGGTAAGGGGCGCGGAACCCCTTGATGCCCTGCCTTGCGAAGCCAGCCCAGCCTTCCGGCTCGTCCTCCGGTCTGCCCGCCATTTCCCAGGCGCCGGCGAGCGCTTCACGAAAGGCGGAAAACTCCCGCTCCCAATCGGCCTTGCTCCAGTCTTTGCCGTCGAAATGGCCACAGGCGTGGCTGCCGATATCGTGCCCTTCAAGATGCGCCTGCCAGATATGGCCGGCGCGGATCGCGATCTCCTCGCGGGTTTGCGCGAAGCCGACATTCGAACGTCCCTGCTTCTGCCCGGGCGGCCGGTAGGTCTGCTTCCCATCGGCCTTCGTCATCAGGAAGGTGCAGGAGAGGAAATAGGTGAAATGCGCGCCCGTGCGCCTCGCCATGGCAAGGCTTTTCTCCCAGAGCGCATTGTCGTGGGCGCCGTCGAAGGAGATGACGACGAGCTGTTTGCCGTTCGGCGGATGGGGTGCCGGCGGCGGATCGGCAAGGGCGAGAGCGGGAAAAAGGGCGAGGGAGAATGCGACAGGAATGCGAATCATGTTTCAACTGTGACGTTTGGTTTCGTCGCAGTTGGTCGGAAATTGCGGCAATCCTTTGATTGGGCTGGAAAATAGGCGCTATCGAAGGTAGTGCGTAGGTAGACGGATCGGCAAAGCGCGGCGCTGTAGCGGTCCGACATCTCGAACAAGCGGTGACCCATGGCCATACTCGTTCTCGGCATCATCATATTTCTCGGCATGCACCTCATCCGCGTGGTCGCGCCCGGCTTTCGCGCCGGCGTCATCGAAAGTCGCGGCAAGGGCACCTGGATGGGGCTTTATGCGATCGTCAGCCTCGTCGGACTCTGTCTCATCATCTACGGATTTGGCCAGGCGCGGGGCGAAACGGGGATGCTCTACAACCCGCCGGTGTTCCTGCGCCATATCGCGCTCCTGCTGATGCTCGTGGCCTTCATCGTGCTTGCGGCCGGTTTCCTGCCGGCTGGCCGCATCGCCGTCGCGCTCAAGCATCCGCAGATCCTCTCGATCAAGATATGGGCGCTCGCGCATCTCCTCGCGAATGGCGAGACGTCTTCGGTCCTGCTCTTCGGTTCCTTTCTCGCATGGGCGGTGATCCTGCGCATCTCGTTGAAGCGGCGCGAACGGGCCGGCGAGAAGGTTCTTCCCGTTTTCAAGTCGGCGCGCAACGACGTCCTGGCGGTCGTCATCGGCACCGCCGCCTACGCGCTCTTCGTCTGGAAGCTTCATGAGCTTCTGATAGGCGTTCAGCCGGTGGGACTCTAAATGTCGATCTCCCCCTTACATCAGGCGCAAAATCGGGTAGAAGGCGCCAACTTCTCTAGATCAGGGCCGCGCGGCCGGGACAGGACATGGTAAACCAGGACGACAGCTTTATCCGCGAGGTGAACGACGAACTCCGCTCGGACCAGATGAAGGCCGTCTGGACGCGTTTCGGCGGTATCATCATCGGGATTGCCGTTTTGATCGTGCTCGGCACCGTCGGCAAGGTCGGTTACGATTACTGGCAGGAATCGTCCTCGTCTCAATCGGGCGACGCCTTCCTCGCAGCACTCAACCTTGCCCGGGAGAACAAGTCCGATGAGGCGCTCGCCGCGCTGACCGAGCTGGAGAAGGACGGTTACGGGTCCTATCCGGTTCTGGCGCGACTGCGCGTAGCGACGCTGCAGGCGCAAAAGGGTGAAACGGACGCGGCAGTCGCGGCGTTCTCCGAGATCGGCAGGGATACGCGCATTCCGGCAGCGCTCCGCGATGCAGCGCGGTTGCGCGCGGCCTATCTGCTAATCGATGCGGGAACCTACGAGCAGGTCTCCTCCGAGGTCGAGCAGCTGGCCGTTCCGCAGAACGCCATGCGTCATTCCGCCCGCGAGGCGCTCGGGCTTTCGGCCTACAAGGCCGGGGACCATGCGAAGGCGAAGAGCTGGTTCCAGCAGATCGTCGACGACGCGCAAAGCCCGCGAGGCATCATGAATCGGGCGCAAATGCTGCTGGACGTGATCGCATCGACGGGCAAGGCCTGATGCATGTCGCCCAAAAGTGCGCAGCGGTTTTGGGATAACGACATGCACAGAAAGAGCATGTCGCCCAAAAGTGCGCAGCGGTTTTGGGATAACGACATATACAAAGACAGAAACTTAAAGCGCGCCATGTGAGTTCTGTTTGAACGCGACGCGCTTTGGCACGGATTTCAAGATGAGCTTCACTGTCGCCATTATCGGGCGCCCCAATGTCGGCAAATCCACCTTGTTCAACCGTCTGGTTGGCAAGAAGCTGGCGCTTGTCGACGACACGCCGGGGGTTACCCGTGACCGGCGTCCGGGCGACGCGAAGCTGGTCGATCTCAAGTTCCGCATCATCGATACAGCCGGTCTGGAGCAATCGTCGCCCGACAGCCTCCAGGGACGGATGTGGGCGCAGACCGAAGCGGCGATCGACGAGGCGGATCTGTCGCTCTTCGTCGTAGATGCCAAGGCCGGTCTCACCCCGGCAGACGAAACGCTCGCCGAAATGCTGCGCCGCCGCGGCAAGCCTGTCGTTGTCGTCGCCAACAAGTCCGAGGCGCGCGGCGCCGAGGGCGGCTTCTACGACGCCTTCACGCTCGGCCTTGGTGAGCCCTGCCCGATCTCGGCCGAACACGGCCAGGGCATGCTTGACCTGCGCGATGCGATCGTCGCGGCGCTCGGCGAGGAAAGGGCGTTCCCGCCGGCGGAAGACGTTGCCGAGACGAATGTGGACGTCCGCGCCGACGCCGGCGAAGGAGCGGGGGACGAGGAAGTCGAACCCGCCTATGACGAGACCAAACCGCTCCGGGTGGCGATCGTCGGCCGTCCGAATGCCGGAAAGTCGACGCTGATCAATCGCTTTCTTGGCGAAGACCGGCTGCTGACGGGGCCGGAGGCGGGGATTACCCGCGACTCCATCTCCGTCGAATGGGAGTGGCGCGGCCGCACGATCAAGATGTTCGATACGGCCGGCATGCGCCGCAAGGCAAAGGTGCAGGAGAAGCTGGAAAAGCTCTCGGTCGCCGATGCGCTGCGTGCCATCCGCTTCGCCGAGACCGTCGTGATCGTCTTTGACGCTACGATCCCCTTCGAGAAGCAGGATCTCCAGATCGTCGATCTGGTGCTGCGAGAAGGGCGTGCAGCCGTGCTTGCCTTCAACAAATGGGATCTTGTCGAAAACTGGCAGGCGCTGCTTGCCGACCTGCGCGAAAAGACCGAGCGGCTGTTGCCGCAGGCCCGCGGCATCCGTGCAGTGCCGATCTCCGGCCATACCGGCTACGGCCTCGACCGTCTGATGCAGGCGATCATCGAAACGGACAAGGTCTGGAACAGGCGGATCTCGACGGCGCGCCTCAATCGCTGGTTGGAATCGCAGCAGGTGCAGCACCCGCCGCCGGCCGTTTCCGGCCGTCGCCTGAAGCTCAAATACATGACGCAGGTCAAGGCACGGCCACCGGGATTCATGATTTCCTGCACCCGCCCCGAGGCGGTGCCGGAGTCCTACGCCCGCTATCTCATCAACGGGTTGCGAAACGACTTCGACCTGCCGGGCGTGCCGATCCGCGTGCATTTCCGCGCATCGGAGAACCCTTATGAGTCGAAAGCGCGCAAGAATCGCTGATCCGCGGCCTTCCGGCAGCACCAGAAGAACTCACGTTTCGTTTCGCGTTGCGGCGCTTTTTGATACGATAGGCGTCTGTATTTAGAGTAAATCTATGTAGGAAGTAAGTTGATTTTCTTGCTGCCAGTCTGGGCTTGATCTATAACTGAATCCATGATGCCGAACGAGCGAGCCGTGGCAGGACAGGCTTGCAGGCTGGGAAACGGCACGTGGCTCTGCGAGAATCGGGCCATCCACGTGGTCATTTTGATGTGTCTGGGTCGCGGGCGCGGACGAAGACCGCATGCTTTTCTCGTTTGCCGCGATCCTTCTCGAAAGCGATGTTCTCATGCTGACAAAAAAGGGAAAATACGGTTTGAAGGCGATGGTTGATCTCGCCCAGCTTCAACCGGGCGAAACGGCTTTCATCACGGAAATCGCCCTTCGCAACAACTTGCCGAAGAAGTTTCTCGACACGATCATGCTCGAACTCAGGAATGCCGGCTTCCTTCGCTCGAAAAAGGGGCCGGGCGGTGGTTATGCGCTGGCGCGGCCCGCCTCCGAGATCCGCGTCGGACAGGTGATCCGCACGCTCGATGGACCTTTGGCGCCGATCCGCTGTGCGAGCCGCACCGCCTACGAGGTGTGCGATGACTGTTCCGATCCGGAGAATTGTCATGTTCGCCGTTCGATGATCGTCGTGCGCGATGCCGTCGCCGACATTCTCGACAACATGACGCTCGCGCAATTTGCCGCAAGCGAAAAAGATGCTGTTGTGGCCCCGCTCCTCAGCGAAGCGGGCTGAGCACTTCGTTCAAGTATATCTTCTTTGCTCACAGTGACCCGTTGCGCGGCCGCACGCCGTTGAGGTGATAATTGCCGACGAGGTGATGTTTCCAGCGCACCGGGTCCTGCAGCGTGTGGGCGCGGGCGTTGCGCCAAAAGCGATCGAGATTGAGCGCGACCTTCGCAGACGCGGTGCCGGCGAGGGCGAAAAGCGCATTGGCGGCCTCGAGCGCGGCCTCGGCGGCAAGGGCATTGGCGGCGGTGACCGCCAGGCTGGCTTCGATCGCGTGCTCTTCTGTTGCGTCAACCTGGGCGGTATCGACCTTGCGTCCGGCATGTTCGACGAGCGCGGTGGCCGCCTCGATGCGTATTGCGACTTCGCCGACCTTGGCGATCGTCAAAGCATCGTTCGATGCCCGCTCGAGGTCTTTGTCCGCGGGGGACGGTGCCGTATTTCGGGCGAGTTCGAGGGTCTCCCGGAAGGCCGCCCTTGCAATGCCGAGATCGACGCCGGCATGAATGATCTGGCTGATGGGACCGATCGTATTCGGTCGCTCGAAACCGCGATGATGCGGCACGACCGAACCAAGATCCACGGGAACGTTCTCAAGCACCACGGTACCGGTGCCGGTGACGCGCTGCCCGAAACTGTCCCAGTCGTCGATGATGCGAACGCCTTCCGTTGCGCGCGCAACAAAGGACATGGTGATGCGGCCGGCCGCGTCGAGTGCGGAGATCGCGAGCCAATCGGCGAAGAGGACGCCCGTCGAATATTGCTTCCGGCCGCCGATGCGATACCCGGCCCCATCCGCGGTGATCCGGGGTCCCTCGTCGGAAACGGTCTTGTTGCCGTCTTGCGAAAGTGCGCTGCCGAAGCGGTCGCCCGCCATCGCGCGACCGAAGAAAAACTGCTTCTGCTCTTCGGTGGCGTGCTGACGCAGCGCCTCGAGGGCGCAGAAATGGCCTTGCGGAATCTGACCGATGGAGCTGTCGGCTTCCGACAGGATCGCCGTTACTTCGGCAAGCACGACGTTCGAAACGTCGATTCCCTCGTATTCCGACGGGATGCTGATCGCCAGCAGTCCTGATTGGGCCAACTGGTCGAGTTCGTCGTGGGGAAGGACGCGCTCAAGGTCGCGTTCGCTGGCGCGCTCGGCAAATCGGAACGCAAACTCCCTTGCAACCGCAAGGGCCTCTTCCTCGCTCTCGATGCGGTGCGGCACTGGCCTGCTCTTTCCGGCAAATTGCGAGATGCTTCCCATCTTTGTCCCTCCACGGAGCATGGCCGGTTTGCCTGGCTTAAGGTCGCGGTGTGATCGACCGCTCGCGTCCACGCATCTCGCAGTTTTTTGCGCTGCATTGTTCGCCGCTCATTTAGTATGGAGCAGCCGCTAAATTCTTCCAGCCCCTCCGGCGGAGCGGGCCGCGCAGGTGGGCGTCACGAATGGTCGCCACTCGGGCAGGT
Protein-coding regions in this window:
- a CDS encoding NnrU family protein: MAILVLGIIIFLGMHLIRVVAPGFRAGVIESRGKGTWMGLYAIVSLVGLCLIIYGFGQARGETGMLYNPPVFLRHIALLLMLVAFIVLAAGFLPAGRIAVALKHPQILSIKIWALAHLLANGETSSVLLFGSFLAWAVILRISLKRRERAGEKVLPVFKSARNDVLAVVIGTAAYALFVWKLHELLIGVQPVGL
- a CDS encoding tetratricopeptide repeat protein is translated as MVNQDDSFIREVNDELRSDQMKAVWTRFGGIIIGIAVLIVLGTVGKVGYDYWQESSSSQSGDAFLAALNLARENKSDEALAALTELEKDGYGSYPVLARLRVATLQAQKGETDAAVAAFSEIGRDTRIPAALRDAARLRAAYLLIDAGTYEQVSSEVEQLAVPQNAMRHSAREALGLSAYKAGDHAKAKSWFQQIVDDAQSPRGIMNRAQMLLDVIASTGKA
- the der gene encoding ribosome biogenesis GTPase Der, translated to MSFTVAIIGRPNVGKSTLFNRLVGKKLALVDDTPGVTRDRRPGDAKLVDLKFRIIDTAGLEQSSPDSLQGRMWAQTEAAIDEADLSLFVVDAKAGLTPADETLAEMLRRRGKPVVVVANKSEARGAEGGFYDAFTLGLGEPCPISAEHGQGMLDLRDAIVAALGEERAFPPAEDVAETNVDVRADAGEGAGDEEVEPAYDETKPLRVAIVGRPNAGKSTLINRFLGEDRLLTGPEAGITRDSISVEWEWRGRTIKMFDTAGMRRKAKVQEKLEKLSVADALRAIRFAETVVIVFDATIPFEKQDLQIVDLVLREGRAAVLAFNKWDLVENWQALLADLREKTERLLPQARGIRAVPISGHTGYGLDRLMQAIIETDKVWNRRISTARLNRWLESQQVQHPPPAVSGRRLKLKYMTQVKARPPGFMISCTRPEAVPESYARYLINGLRNDFDLPGVPIRVHFRASENPYESKARKNR
- a CDS encoding RrF2 family transcriptional regulator, which encodes MLTKKGKYGLKAMVDLAQLQPGETAFITEIALRNNLPKKFLDTIMLELRNAGFLRSKKGPGGGYALARPASEIRVGQVIRTLDGPLAPIRCASRTAYEVCDDCSDPENCHVRRSMIVVRDAVADILDNMTLAQFAASEKDAVVAPLLSEAG
- a CDS encoding SfnB family sulfur acquisition oxidoreductase; this translates as MGSISQFAGKSRPVPHRIESEEEALAVAREFAFRFAERASERDLERVLPHDELDQLAQSGLLAISIPSEYEGIDVSNVVLAEVTAILSEADSSIGQIPQGHFCALEALRQHATEEQKQFFFGRAMAGDRFGSALSQDGNKTVSDEGPRITADGAGYRIGGRKQYSTGVLFADWLAISALDAAGRITMSFVARATEGVRIIDDWDSFGQRVTGTGTVVLENVPVDLGSVVPHHRGFERPNTIGPISQIIHAGVDLGIARAAFRETLELARNTAPSPADKDLERASNDALTIAKVGEVAIRIEAATALVEHAGRKVDTAQVDATEEHAIEASLAVTAANALAAEAALEAANALFALAGTASAKVALNLDRFWRNARAHTLQDPVRWKHHLVGNYHLNGVRPRNGSL